A genomic region of Micromonospora sp. NBRC 110009 contains the following coding sequences:
- a CDS encoding transglutaminase TgpA family protein translates to MTATRNLGFVAAAATLLAAAPLSAIFERWTWLIQAAIVVAVVAGAAALSRLARFPLWGQIVAMLAGLMLGLTWIFPGGTEVLAFVPTPGTFAHFGELIGASLQDMRTYGVEVPDVDSLLFLTVLGVGGVAVVVDVLAVGLRRPALAGLPMLAIYSVPVAVYVDSVPATPFVVGACGYLWLLVTDNVDRVRRFGRRFTGEGRDVDVWEASPLAAAGRRLAVVGVALAVALPLVVPGMTGGLMNTVTNGAGDGTGRPGQGGKPGRIDLFAALSGQLNQSQVFDLVKVTTNEPAPFYLRLGVVDELRPDGFQARVPSGQPVTRSLPDPTRRGGEGIDQRRYRATVEVTKNLNMPLLPIYAEPVKTEDLSRSWLYDPNQQIVFSNRENARGKRYSFDYVRSTYSPTALRGAPALPADHPVRRQQTVTPSVRAVDRLVDQLIKGKQNDYDKVRAIYGYFSVENGFTYSLSTRGGTSGDDITDFLATKVGYCQQYAAAMAWLVRAAGIPARVAVGFTNGSNSEGGSYVLTNRNLHAWTEVYFDGFGWVPFDPTPAASIQGSVRSAWAPDTDAPEDVAPLPGSTAAPGGVDPSAGPNDPDRLDKDADQGLNVGDGGAARQSPVWPWWAAGVLALLVLLALPALRRSTLRRRRRVRAVAPAATALAAVPGPRGAVRDLTVGVDTERARADAHAAWDELLDTLVDYQVRVDRTETPRATAERLVRETLTEDAGAVTGVRLLGRAEERARYARDPLTGEALHPALRSVRGALAGRAGRGARIRAALLPPSVLLRWRTAVSDRSARLVTTTGQVRDRLVRWNPRRLLAGRPAR, encoded by the coding sequence GTGACCGCGACCCGCAACCTCGGCTTCGTCGCGGCGGCGGCGACCCTGCTGGCCGCGGCGCCGCTGTCGGCGATCTTCGAGCGCTGGACGTGGCTGATCCAGGCGGCCATCGTGGTCGCCGTGGTGGCCGGCGCCGCCGCGCTGAGCCGGCTGGCCCGCTTCCCGCTGTGGGGGCAGATCGTGGCCATGCTCGCCGGCCTCATGCTCGGGCTGACCTGGATCTTCCCGGGCGGCACCGAGGTGCTCGCGTTCGTGCCCACCCCCGGCACCTTCGCCCACTTCGGCGAGCTGATCGGCGCGTCGCTGCAGGACATGCGGACGTACGGGGTGGAGGTCCCGGACGTCGACTCGCTGCTCTTCCTCACCGTGCTGGGCGTCGGCGGCGTCGCCGTGGTGGTGGACGTGCTGGCCGTCGGGCTGCGCCGGCCGGCGCTGGCCGGGCTGCCGATGCTGGCGATCTACTCGGTGCCGGTGGCGGTCTATGTGGACAGCGTCCCGGCCACCCCGTTCGTGGTCGGCGCCTGCGGCTACCTCTGGCTGCTGGTCACCGACAACGTCGACCGGGTACGCCGGTTCGGCCGCCGGTTCACCGGCGAGGGCCGCGACGTCGACGTCTGGGAGGCGTCGCCGCTGGCCGCGGCCGGCCGCCGGCTGGCCGTGGTCGGGGTGGCCCTGGCGGTCGCCCTGCCGCTGGTGGTGCCCGGGATGACCGGCGGGCTGATGAACACCGTCACCAACGGCGCCGGCGACGGCACCGGCCGGCCCGGGCAGGGCGGCAAGCCGGGCCGGATCGATCTGTTCGCCGCGCTCAGCGGCCAGCTCAACCAGTCCCAGGTGTTCGATCTGGTCAAGGTCACCACCAACGAGCCGGCCCCGTTCTACCTGCGCCTGGGGGTGGTCGACGAGCTGCGCCCGGACGGCTTCCAGGCGCGCGTCCCCTCCGGGCAGCCGGTGACCCGGAGCCTGCCCGACCCGACCCGGCGCGGCGGGGAGGGCATCGACCAGCGGCGCTACCGGGCCACCGTCGAGGTGACGAAGAACCTCAACATGCCGCTGCTGCCGATCTACGCCGAGCCGGTGAAGACCGAGGACCTGAGTCGCAGCTGGCTCTACGACCCGAACCAGCAGATCGTCTTCTCCAACCGGGAGAACGCCCGGGGCAAGCGGTACTCGTTCGACTACGTCCGTTCGACGTACAGCCCGACGGCGCTGCGCGGGGCGCCGGCGCTGCCGGCCGACCACCCGGTGCGGCGCCAGCAGACCGTCACGCCGTCGGTCCGGGCGGTGGACCGGCTGGTCGACCAGCTCATCAAGGGCAAGCAGAACGACTACGACAAGGTCCGCGCGATCTACGGCTACTTCTCGGTGGAGAACGGCTTCACCTACTCCCTCTCCACCAGGGGTGGCACCAGCGGGGACGACATCACGGACTTCCTCGCCACCAAGGTCGGCTACTGCCAGCAGTACGCCGCCGCGATGGCCTGGCTGGTCCGGGCGGCCGGCATCCCGGCCCGGGTGGCGGTCGGCTTCACCAACGGCAGCAACTCCGAGGGCGGCAGCTACGTGCTGACCAACCGGAACCTGCACGCCTGGACGGAGGTCTACTTCGACGGGTTCGGCTGGGTGCCGTTCGACCCCACCCCGGCGGCGAGCATCCAGGGTTCGGTCCGGTCGGCCTGGGCCCCGGACACCGACGCCCCCGAGGACGTCGCCCCGTTGCCGGGGAGCACCGCCGCGCCGGGCGGGGTGGACCCGTCCGCCGGCCCGAACGACCCGGACCGGCTGGACAAGGACGCCGACCAGGGCCTCAACGTCGGCGACGGCGGCGCCGCCCGGCAGAGCCCGGTCTGGCCGTGGTGGGCGGCCGGGGTGCTGGCCCTGCTGGTGCTGCTGGCCCTGCCGGCGCTGCGCCGCTCGACGCTGCGCCGCCGCCGGCGGGTCCGGGCCGTCGCGCCGGCGGCCACCGCGCTGGCCGCCGTGCCCGGTCCCCGGGGGGCGGTCCGCGACCTCACCGTCGGGGTGGACACCGAGCGGGCCCGGGCGGACGCCCACGCCGCCTGGGACGAGCTGCTCGACACGCTGGTCGACTACCAGGTGCGCGTGGACCGGACGGAGACGCCCCGGGCCACCGCCGAGCGGCTGGTCCGGGAGACCCTCACCGAGGATGCCGGGGCGGTGACCGGGGTCCGGCTGCTCGGGCGGGCCGAGGAGCGGGCCCGCTACGCCCGCGACCCGCTCACCGGGGAGGCGCTGCACCCGGCCCTGCGGTCGGTGCGTGGCGCGCTCGCCGGCCGGGCCGGCCGGGGTGCCCGGATCAGGGCGGCGCTGCTGCCGCCGTCGGTGCTGCTGCGCTGGCGTACCGCGGTGTCGGACCGCTCGGCCCGGCTGGTGACCACCACCGGCCAGGTGCGGGACCGGCTGGTGCGCTGGAATCCGCGTCGCCTCCTAGCGGGCCGTCCGGCTCGCTGA
- a CDS encoding DUF58 domain-containing protein: MRDGLRGLTTRGRSFLAAAAAAAISAGVLGEKDLLRVAVLLAILPLLAAAYVGRSRYKLACNRSLEPHRVPVGASSRVVLRLQNLSRLPTGTLLLEDRLPYALGSRPRVVLERLGAHQASSVAYTVRADVRGRYEVGPLVIRLTDPFGLCELSRAFPTTDHLTVIPQVTPLPPVRLPGEYAGSGDSRARSVAVHGEDDAATREYRMGDDLRRVHWKSTARTGELMVRREEQPWESRATVVLDTRAFGHRGDGPTASFEWAVSAAASIAVHLRQAGYKLRLVTGNGADVDASEAGGEGLLLDHLAEVRLDKRGEIITLVQQVRQRADGGLIIALFGTLSTAEAELLAGLRGNGATCVGFVLDSTTWLNLPDKARAEAAHAHGTAALTLLQSGWRVIGVEHGGRLPVLWPQAARGSQGFALRAALAETVAGGVR, encoded by the coding sequence GTGCGCGACGGGCTGCGCGGGCTGACCACCCGCGGCCGCTCCTTCCTGGCGGCCGCGGCCGCCGCCGCGATCTCCGCCGGCGTCCTCGGCGAGAAGGACCTGCTCCGGGTGGCCGTCCTGCTCGCCATCCTGCCGCTGCTCGCGGCGGCCTACGTCGGGCGCAGCCGCTACAAGCTGGCCTGCAACCGGTCCCTGGAACCGCACCGGGTGCCGGTCGGGGCCAGTTCCCGGGTGGTGCTGCGGCTGCAGAACCTGTCCCGCCTGCCCACCGGCACGCTGCTGCTCGAGGACCGGCTGCCGTACGCGCTGGGCAGCCGGCCCCGGGTGGTGCTGGAGCGCCTCGGCGCGCACCAGGCCAGCTCGGTGGCGTACACGGTCCGGGCCGACGTGCGCGGCCGGTACGAGGTGGGGCCCCTGGTGATCCGGCTGACCGACCCGTTCGGGCTCTGCGAGCTCAGCCGGGCCTTCCCCACCACCGACCACCTCACCGTGATCCCGCAGGTCACGCCGCTGCCCCCGGTCCGCCTCCCCGGCGAGTACGCCGGCAGCGGCGACAGCCGGGCCCGCTCGGTCGCGGTGCACGGCGAGGACGACGCCGCCACCCGGGAGTACCGGATGGGCGACGACCTGCGCCGGGTGCACTGGAAGTCGACCGCGCGCACCGGGGAGCTGATGGTGCGCCGGGAGGAGCAGCCCTGGGAGAGCCGGGCCACGGTGGTGCTGGACACCCGCGCCTTCGGCCACCGGGGGGACGGCCCGACGGCGAGCTTCGAGTGGGCGGTCTCCGCCGCCGCCAGCATCGCCGTGCACCTGCGCCAGGCCGGGTACAAGCTGCGCCTGGTCACCGGAAACGGCGCGGACGTGGACGCCTCCGAGGCGGGCGGCGAGGGCCTGCTCCTCGACCACCTCGCCGAGGTGCGGCTGGACAAGCGCGGCGAGATCATCACGCTGGTGCAGCAGGTCCGGCAACGGGCCGACGGCGGCCTGATCATCGCGCTGTTCGGCACCCTGAGCACGGCCGAGGCGGAGCTGCTGGCCGGCCTGCGCGGCAACGGCGCCACCTGCGTCGGCTTCGTGCTGGACAGCACCACCTGGCTCAACCTGCCGGACAAGGCCCGGGCGGAGGCGGCGCACGCGCACGGCACCGCCGCGCTCACCCTGCTGCAGAGCGGGTGGCGGGTGATCGGCGTGGAGCACGGCGGCCGGCTGCCGGTGCTCTGGCCACAGGCGGCCCGCGGTTCGCAGGGCTTCGCGCTGCGGGCGGCCCTCGCCGAGACGGTGGCCGGAGGCGTGCGATGA
- a CDS encoding AAA family ATPase, which produces MTQQTWDEVGGLLPHDEFRAASEAIVANIEQVIEGKTATVRLALAVLLAEGHLLIEDVPGVGKTKLAKAMARSIDCSVRRIQFTPDLLPSDVTGVSVYNQETHDFEFRPGAVFANLVVGDEINRASPKTQSALLECMEERQVTVDGVTYQLQTPFMVIATQNPIEMEGTYPLPEAQRDRFTARIAMGYPDPGAELAMLDGHGATDPLTELRPVSDAATVRRLIGHVRQVHVAEAVKQYAIDLVTATREAPDLRLGASPRATLQLLRTARAVAALEGRDYVLPDDLQALAVPVLAHRIIPTADAQLARRTTDAIVAELVHRLPLPHDRKRSPYDTRPAPGKGRGPYEPRRP; this is translated from the coding sequence GTGACACAACAGACCTGGGACGAGGTGGGCGGTCTGCTGCCGCACGACGAGTTCCGCGCCGCGAGCGAGGCCATCGTGGCCAACATCGAGCAGGTGATCGAGGGCAAGACGGCCACCGTCCGGCTCGCCCTGGCCGTCCTGCTCGCGGAGGGCCACCTGCTCATCGAGGACGTACCCGGCGTCGGCAAGACGAAACTCGCCAAGGCGATGGCCCGGTCCATCGACTGTTCCGTCCGGCGGATCCAGTTCACCCCCGACCTGCTCCCCAGCGACGTCACCGGGGTCAGCGTCTACAACCAGGAGACGCACGACTTCGAGTTCCGGCCGGGCGCGGTCTTCGCCAACCTGGTGGTCGGCGACGAGATCAACCGGGCCTCGCCGAAGACCCAGTCCGCCCTGCTGGAGTGCATGGAGGAGCGGCAGGTCACCGTCGACGGGGTGACCTACCAGCTGCAGACGCCGTTCATGGTGATCGCGACGCAGAACCCGATCGAGATGGAGGGGACGTACCCGCTGCCGGAGGCGCAGCGCGACCGGTTCACCGCCCGGATCGCGATGGGCTACCCGGACCCGGGCGCCGAGCTGGCCATGTTGGACGGCCACGGGGCCACCGACCCGCTGACCGAGCTGCGCCCGGTCTCCGACGCGGCCACCGTGCGCCGGCTGATCGGCCACGTCCGGCAGGTGCACGTCGCCGAGGCGGTCAAGCAGTACGCGATCGACCTGGTCACCGCCACCCGCGAGGCGCCCGACCTGCGGCTCGGCGCGTCCCCGCGGGCCACCCTCCAGCTGCTGCGCACCGCCCGCGCGGTGGCCGCCCTTGAGGGCCGGGACTACGTCCTCCCGGACGACCTGCAGGCCCTCGCGGTGCCGGTGCTGGCGCACCGGATCATCCCGACCGCCGACGCCCAGCTCGCCCGCCGCACCACCGACGCGATCGTCGCCGAGCTGGTGCACCGGCTGCCGCTGCCGCACGACCGCAAGCGCTCGCCGTACGACACCCGGCCCGCCCCGGGCAAGGGACGTGGGCCGTACGAACCGCGGAGGCCGTGA
- the leuS gene encoding leucine--tRNA ligase, producing the protein MSEAAAPATDIPPFRYTAALAEEIEHRWQDTWEREGTFHAPNPTGPLADPDHPRAGAEKLYVLDMFPYPSGAGLHVGHPLGYIGTDCFARYQRMAGRNVLHAMGFDAFGLPAEQYAVQTGTHPRTTTEANIERYKVQLRRLGLAHDERRSVATIDTDFYRWTQWIFLQIFNSWYDPQAGKARPVAELIAEFEGGTRPTPDGRPWAELTVAERRKIVDDHRLAYVSQAPVNWCPGLGTVLANEEVTADGRSERGNFPVFKRNLKQWMMRITAYGDRLLADLDTLDWPEPIKLQQRNWIGRSQGAHIDFPTSVEPIRVFTTRPDTVFGATYMVLAPEHETVDVLVPAGWPAGTKDAWTGGHANPRAAVEAYRKAAAAKTDVERQAETREKTGVFVGAYATNPVTGGQIPIFIADYVLAGYGTGAIMAVPAQDERDWDFAEVFDLPIVRTVQPAEGFTGKAYTGEGPAINSAAPDRGLDLNGLGVADAKARIIEWLEANGHGAGAVTWRLRDWLFSRQRYWGEPFPIVYDETGAPIALPESMLPVELPEVADFSPKTFDPEDADSNPETPLSRRRDWVEVELDLGDGPKRYTRETNVMPQWAGSCWYELRYLDPTNDERFVDAENERYWMGPRGAADCGGTDLYVGGAEHAVLHLLYARFWHKVLYDLGHVSSFEPFRRLFNQGYIQAYAYTDARGAYVPAEEVVEVDGRFFHGETEVRREYGKMGKSLRNVVTPDEMCAAYGADTFRVYEMSMGPLEVSRPWETRAVVGSYRFLQRVWRAVVDEQTGDSRVTDVPADEETRRLLHKVIDGVRADMDAIRFNTAIAKLIELTNALTRLSATPREVAEPLVLMLAPFAPHVAEELWRRLGHDTSLAYADFPTADPALLVAETVTYPVQVNGKVRGRIEVAADASEDEVRAAALDAVAGSLAGREPRKVIVVKGRMVSIVA; encoded by the coding sequence ATGAGTGAGGCAGCCGCACCGGCGACCGACATCCCCCCGTTCCGGTACACCGCGGCCCTGGCCGAGGAGATCGAGCACCGCTGGCAGGACACCTGGGAGCGGGAGGGCACCTTCCACGCGCCGAACCCGACCGGCCCGCTGGCCGACCCGGACCACCCGCGGGCCGGCGCGGAGAAGCTGTACGTGCTGGACATGTTTCCCTACCCGTCCGGTGCCGGCCTGCACGTCGGGCACCCGCTGGGCTACATCGGCACCGACTGCTTCGCCCGCTACCAGCGGATGGCCGGGCGCAACGTGCTGCACGCGATGGGCTTCGACGCGTTCGGCCTGCCGGCCGAGCAGTACGCGGTGCAGACCGGCACCCACCCCCGGACCACCACCGAGGCGAACATCGAGCGCTACAAGGTGCAGCTGCGCCGGCTGGGGCTGGCCCACGACGAGCGGCGCTCGGTGGCGACCATCGACACCGACTTCTACCGCTGGACCCAGTGGATCTTCCTGCAGATCTTCAACTCCTGGTATGACCCGCAGGCGGGCAAGGCCCGTCCGGTCGCCGAGCTGATCGCCGAGTTCGAGGGGGGCACCCGGCCCACCCCGGACGGCCGCCCGTGGGCCGAGCTGACCGTGGCCGAGCGGCGGAAGATCGTCGACGACCACCGGCTGGCGTACGTCTCGCAGGCGCCGGTGAACTGGTGCCCGGGGCTGGGCACGGTGCTGGCCAACGAGGAGGTCACCGCCGACGGCCGCTCCGAGCGGGGCAACTTCCCGGTCTTCAAGCGCAACCTGAAGCAGTGGATGATGCGGATCACCGCGTACGGTGACCGGCTGCTGGCGGATCTGGACACCCTGGACTGGCCGGAGCCGATCAAGCTGCAGCAGCGCAACTGGATCGGCCGGTCCCAGGGCGCGCACATCGACTTCCCGACGAGCGTCGAGCCGATCCGGGTGTTCACGACCCGGCCGGACACCGTCTTCGGGGCCACCTACATGGTGCTGGCCCCCGAGCACGAGACGGTCGACGTGCTGGTGCCGGCCGGCTGGCCGGCGGGGACGAAGGACGCCTGGACCGGCGGGCACGCCAACCCGCGGGCCGCCGTCGAGGCGTACCGGAAGGCCGCCGCGGCCAAGACGGACGTGGAGCGGCAGGCGGAGACCCGGGAGAAGACCGGCGTCTTCGTCGGCGCGTACGCCACCAACCCGGTCACCGGCGGGCAGATCCCGATCTTCATCGCCGACTACGTGCTGGCCGGCTACGGCACCGGCGCGATCATGGCGGTGCCCGCCCAGGACGAGCGGGACTGGGACTTCGCCGAGGTCTTCGACCTGCCGATCGTCCGGACCGTGCAGCCGGCGGAGGGCTTCACCGGCAAGGCGTACACCGGCGAGGGCCCGGCGATCAACAGCGCCGCGCCCGACCGCGGCCTGGACCTGAACGGCCTGGGGGTGGCCGACGCCAAGGCGCGGATCATCGAGTGGCTGGAGGCGAACGGGCACGGCGCCGGGGCGGTCACCTGGCGGCTGCGGGACTGGCTGTTCTCCCGACAGCGCTACTGGGGCGAGCCGTTCCCGATCGTCTACGACGAGACGGGCGCGCCGATCGCGCTGCCCGAGTCGATGCTGCCGGTCGAGCTGCCGGAGGTGGCCGACTTCTCGCCGAAGACGTTCGACCCGGAGGACGCGGACAGCAACCCGGAGACCCCGCTGTCCCGGCGGCGCGACTGGGTGGAGGTGGAGCTGGACCTGGGTGACGGGCCGAAGCGCTACACCCGGGAGACCAACGTGATGCCGCAGTGGGCCGGTTCCTGCTGGTACGAGCTGCGCTACCTGGACCCGACCAACGACGAGCGGTTCGTCGACGCGGAGAACGAGCGGTACTGGATGGGGCCGCGCGGGGCGGCCGACTGCGGCGGCACCGACCTGTACGTCGGCGGCGCCGAGCACGCCGTGCTGCACCTGCTGTACGCCCGCTTCTGGCACAAGGTGCTGTACGACCTGGGCCACGTCTCGTCGTTTGAGCCGTTCCGCCGGCTGTTCAACCAGGGCTACATCCAGGCGTACGCCTACACCGACGCCCGGGGCGCCTACGTGCCGGCCGAGGAGGTCGTCGAGGTCGACGGCCGGTTCTTCCACGGCGAGACCGAGGTGCGGCGCGAGTACGGCAAGATGGGCAAGTCCCTGAGGAACGTCGTCACCCCGGACGAGATGTGCGCGGCGTACGGCGCGGACACCTTCCGGGTGTACGAGATGTCGATGGGTCCGCTGGAGGTGTCCCGCCCGTGGGAGACCCGGGCGGTCGTCGGCTCGTACCGGTTCCTGCAGCGGGTGTGGCGCGCGGTCGTCGACGAGCAGACCGGTGACTCCCGGGTCACCGACGTGCCGGCCGACGAGGAGACCCGACGGCTGCTGCACAAGGTGATCGACGGGGTCCGCGCCGACATGGACGCGATCCGGTTCAACACCGCCATCGCCAAGCTGATCGAGCTGACCAACGCGCTGACCCGGCTGTCGGCCACCCCGCGAGAGGTGGCCGAGCCGCTGGTGCTGATGCTGGCGCCGTTCGCCCCGCACGTCGCCGAGGAGCTGTGGCGCCGACTGGGCCACGACACCTCGCTGGCGTACGCGGACTTCCCGACCGCCGACCCGGCGCTGCTGGTCGCCGAGACGGTGACCTACCCGGTGCAGGTCAACGGCAAGGTCCGCGGCCGGATCGAGGTGGCCGCCGACGCCTCCGAGGACGAGGTCCGGGCCGCCGCGCTGGACGCGGTGGCCGGCTCGCTGGCCGGCAGGGAGCCGCGCAAGGTGATCGTGGTGAAGGGCCGGATGGTCTCGATCGTCGCCTGA
- a CDS encoding phosphotransferase, giving the protein MTVSEDPLPGGFIAEVVRVGDTVRRTPPAAADSVAALLRHLAAAAPGLAPRYLGVDDRGRQVLSHLDGQVPWREREDPSFFSDAALTRLARLIRVLHDACAGTDLAGGAETVCHRDLSPKNTVYRGFPPLPVAFLDWDLAGPGRRIEDVAFAGWHWTEPGGDTDPAELGRRCRLLCDAYDGAGPGTPLPRVELVDVMVDQLAGTWRGIDAGADRDEPGMRRLRAAGAVDAVRGWHEWLLRHRPAVEAALGSR; this is encoded by the coding sequence GTGACCGTCTCCGAGGACCCACTGCCCGGCGGCTTCATCGCCGAGGTGGTCCGGGTCGGCGACACCGTACGCCGCACTCCCCCGGCCGCCGCCGACAGCGTCGCCGCGCTGCTGCGCCACCTGGCCGCGGCCGCTCCGGGGCTGGCACCCCGGTATCTCGGCGTGGACGACCGGGGGCGGCAGGTGCTGAGCCACCTGGACGGGCAGGTGCCCTGGCGGGAACGGGAGGATCCGTCCTTCTTCTCCGACGCCGCGCTGACCCGGCTGGCCCGCCTGATCCGCGTCCTGCACGACGCCTGCGCCGGAACCGACCTCGCCGGCGGGGCGGAGACCGTCTGCCACCGGGACCTGTCGCCGAAGAACACGGTGTACCGGGGCTTCCCCCCGCTGCCGGTGGCCTTCCTCGACTGGGACCTGGCCGGGCCGGGCCGCCGGATCGAGGACGTGGCCTTCGCCGGCTGGCACTGGACCGAACCGGGCGGGGACACCGACCCAGCGGAGCTGGGCCGGCGCTGCCGGTTGCTCTGCGACGCCTACGACGGGGCCGGTCCCGGCACCCCGCTGCCCCGGGTTGAGCTGGTGGACGTCATGGTCGACCAGCTCGCCGGGACCTGGCGGGGCATCGATGCCGGCGCCGACCGGGACGAGCCCGGCATGCGCCGGCTACGGGCGGCCGGCGCCGTGGACGCGGTACGTGGCTGGCACGAGTGGCTGCTCCGCCACCGCCCGGCGGTCGAGGCGGCGCTCGGCAGCCGCTGA
- a CDS encoding TVP38/TMEM64 family protein, with the protein MTSAARRLLRQPSARRFALLLLLIAAFGVALLLVPRPDPEQIPALARSLGGFAPVAAIVGGALLLVALVPRTFVTLAAGAIFGPLQGAAYALGAALLAAAIGFAVGRLLGREFVAERVRGRLARLDGWFARQSVLGVIMVRLLPIAGFGLVSYGYGTTGARVLPFLTGSVIAAAPTAIGYAAIGAAVTSPGGINWYAAAPASLGLIASVVIIRRAWRAERQRRLGPSRR; encoded by the coding sequence GTGACCTCCGCCGCCCGGCGGCTGCTCCGGCAGCCGTCGGCGCGCCGGTTCGCCCTGCTACTCCTGCTGATCGCCGCGTTCGGCGTGGCGCTGCTGCTGGTGCCCCGGCCCGACCCGGAGCAGATCCCCGCGCTCGCCCGGTCCCTCGGCGGGTTCGCCCCGGTCGCGGCGATCGTCGGCGGCGCGTTGCTGCTGGTCGCGCTGGTGCCGCGTACCTTCGTCACGCTCGCCGCGGGGGCGATCTTCGGCCCCCTCCAGGGCGCCGCGTACGCCCTCGGCGCGGCGCTGCTCGCGGCGGCGATCGGCTTCGCGGTCGGCCGGCTGCTCGGGCGGGAGTTCGTGGCCGAGCGGGTGCGCGGCCGGCTGGCCCGGCTGGACGGCTGGTTCGCCCGGCAGAGCGTGCTCGGGGTGATCATGGTACGGCTGCTGCCGATCGCCGGCTTCGGGCTGGTCAGCTACGGCTACGGCACCACCGGGGCCCGGGTGCTGCCGTTCCTGACCGGCAGCGTGATCGCCGCCGCCCCCACCGCCATCGGCTACGCGGCGATCGGCGCGGCCGTCACCTCCCCCGGCGGGATCAACTGGTACGCCGCCGCCCCGGCCAGCCTGGGTCTGATCGCCAGCGTGGTGATCATCCGCCGCGCCTGGCGGGCGGAGCGCCAGCGCCGGCTGGGCCCGAGCCGGCGGTGA
- a CDS encoding type 1 glutamine amidotransferase — protein sequence MSTESLRIVWIYPDLLSTYGDRGNALILARRAQLRGMPVEVLEVRSDQRLPATADIYLIGGGEDGPQALGAQRLIADGGLHRAVAQGSVVFGVCAGYQLLGTSFFAKGTRYAGLELLDLSSDRGPTRAVGELAGEVDPRLGIPYLTGFENHGGRTHLGPGVSPLARVTAGVGNDGATEGAWRGKLLGTYSHGPALARNPALADLLLRWATGIHQLPALDDTWADRLRSERRTAVAAAARP from the coding sequence GTGTCAACTGAGAGCCTGCGCATCGTCTGGATCTACCCCGACCTGCTCTCCACCTACGGCGACCGGGGCAATGCGCTGATCCTGGCCCGCCGGGCCCAGCTGCGCGGCATGCCGGTCGAGGTGCTGGAGGTCCGCTCCGACCAGCGGCTGCCCGCCACCGCCGACATCTACCTGATCGGCGGCGGCGAGGACGGCCCGCAGGCGCTGGGCGCCCAGCGGCTGATCGCCGACGGTGGCCTGCACCGGGCGGTGGCCCAGGGCTCGGTGGTCTTCGGCGTCTGCGCCGGCTACCAGCTCCTCGGCACCTCCTTCTTCGCCAAGGGCACCAGGTACGCCGGGCTGGAGCTGCTGGACCTCTCCTCCGACCGGGGTCCGACCCGGGCGGTCGGCGAGCTGGCCGGCGAGGTCGACCCGCGCCTCGGCATCCCGTACCTGACCGGGTTCGAGAACCACGGCGGGCGGACCCACCTCGGCCCGGGCGTGTCCCCGCTGGCCCGGGTGACCGCCGGGGTGGGCAACGACGGGGCGACCGAGGGCGCCTGGCGGGGCAAGCTGCTCGGCACCTACTCGCACGGGCCCGCGCTGGCCCGCAACCCGGCCCTGGCCGACCTGCTGCTGCGCTGGGCGACCGGCATCCACCAGCTTCCCGCGCTCGACGACACCTGGGCCGACCGGCTCCGGTCCGAGCGCCGCACCGCGGTGGCCGCCGCCGCCCGGCCGTGA